The window ATGGCAAAGGTTATCTGATGTTGGCATTAAAAAATAATCAAATTAATTTGTTTCCTTTAAGAATTCAAGAAGCAAAAAATTAGTATGAAATTTTTAAGAATCCCAAATTGTTTATTTATACAAAAAGGCAGGCTTTTAAAAACGTTCAGGAGGCTGAAGCTTTCATTAATAGGCATAATCATATGCCTAACTTTTTTGGGATTTATTTGAACCAGGGACAGAAATTGATAGGGAACTGCCAATTGAGTATTGATAAAAACCAACGAGAAGGAGAGATTGCCTATTCGATCGACAAGCTTTATTAGGGAAAAGGAATTGTGACCGAAGTAGCTGAATGTTTGCTTAAATTAGGCTTTTCATCTCAGTTCCTTAATAAGATTTCTGCTTCTTGCGTACCGGATAATATTGGGTCGAAGAAAGTTCTCGAAAAAAATGGCATGCGTGACATTGGAATTACCAAAAAAGCTTTTAAAAAGAATGGAACTGCTTTTGATCTCGAGAATTTTGAAATAACAAAAGAAGTATATTTGAAAAAGGATGACTAAGGAAAACAAACGGCATTATTAGTTGTATTGAAGATAAGCAATTTATAGTCAGACTAATT of the Oenococcus sp. UCMA 16435 genome contains:
- a CDS encoding GNAT family N-acetyltransferase, encoding MTEVAECLLKLGFSSQFLNKISASCVPDNIGSKKVLEKNGMRDIGITKKAFKKNGTAFDLENFEITKEVYLKKDD